From Gemmatimonas sp., one genomic window encodes:
- a CDS encoding sensor histidine kinase, producing MRLPEFIEANRDAILAAWEEFARTREGAEHLDRAALRDHSASMLREIVADLRRSQSHDAGAHKARAEHDESVDGVDSAAQAHGAERAHHGFSVGEMVSEFRALRTSVLRLWTASRATLDADDISDLMRFNASVDQSIGESVTRFTSSIDESKDLFLAILSHDLRAPLQTVLMVTDHLATLPTRDTTQTVLVSRASRSVTRMIDLVDDLLDFTRSRMGAGLAIAPEPTDLSVLVEHAVEEIEAAHPQWAFEPHIDPNLWAPVDGARMRQVLANLLSNAVHHGDSSVPVSIRAFGTERTVVIDVANFGRIIPDGEIATLFSPFKKILADEPVASADHHLGLGLFITDRIVSAHNGHIDVTSSSEDGTTFRVTLPR from the coding sequence GTGCGACTACCTGAGTTCATCGAAGCCAACCGCGACGCCATTCTCGCGGCGTGGGAAGAGTTTGCCCGCACCCGCGAGGGCGCCGAGCATCTGGACCGGGCCGCACTGCGCGACCACTCCGCCAGCATGCTCCGCGAAATCGTCGCCGACTTGCGCCGGTCGCAGTCGCATGATGCCGGGGCCCACAAGGCGCGCGCCGAGCACGATGAGTCGGTCGACGGCGTCGACTCGGCGGCGCAGGCACACGGCGCGGAACGCGCGCACCATGGGTTCAGCGTGGGCGAAATGGTGTCGGAGTTCCGTGCGCTGCGCACCAGTGTGCTCCGGCTCTGGACCGCGTCGCGCGCGACGCTCGACGCCGACGACATCAGTGATCTCATGCGCTTCAACGCGTCCGTCGACCAATCCATCGGTGAGTCGGTCACGCGTTTCACCAGCAGCATCGACGAGTCCAAGGATCTGTTTCTCGCGATCCTCAGCCACGATCTTCGTGCGCCGCTGCAGACGGTTCTCATGGTGACGGATCACCTGGCCACCCTCCCGACACGCGACACCACGCAGACGGTGCTCGTCTCGCGCGCCTCGCGCAGTGTGACCCGGATGATCGACTTGGTCGACGACCTGCTCGACTTCACGCGGAGCCGCATGGGAGCGGGCCTCGCGATTGCGCCAGAGCCGACCGACCTGTCCGTGTTGGTGGAGCACGCGGTAGAGGAGATCGAAGCGGCCCACCCGCAGTGGGCCTTCGAGCCGCACATCGACCCCAACCTGTGGGCGCCGGTCGATGGCGCGCGCATGCGGCAAGTGCTGGCCAATCTGCTCAGCAATGCCGTGCATCACGGCGACTCCTCTGTGCCCGTGAGCATTCGAGCATTCGGAACCGAACGGACCGTCGTCATCGACGTGGCCAACTTCGGCCGCATAATTCCGGACGGCGAAATTGCCACCCTGTTCAGTCCGTTCAAGAAGATCCTCGCCGACGAGCCGGTCGCCTCCGCCGATCACCACCTCGGACTCGGCCTGTTCATCACGGATCGCATTGTGTCCGCGCACAACGGACACATCGACGTTACCTCGTCGTCCGAGGATGGCACGACGTTCCGCGTGACGCTACCGCGCTGA
- a CDS encoding site-specific DNA-methyltransferase has protein sequence MQALTFNDSETKSPDLIDANLAALRALFPELVTEGSKGVEVNLDVLKQLVGDQTITDAEEKYGLTWHGKRRARQLALTPSTGTLRPCPEQSVDWESTKHLMIEGDNLEVLKLLQKSYAGKVKLVYIDPPYNTGGDFVYPDTFQDSIKNYLEVTGQTGKDGKKLSSNTEASGRYHTDWLNMMYPRLKLARNLMSEEGVIFISIDDNEVHNLGKLCDEIFGEENFVSSIIWEKRYSPQNAVQWFSEAHDFILVYAKSKALWHPNLLERSDEMNARYKNIDGDPRGDWKSENATAQAGHGTASQFYELTAPNGRTFLPPNGRCWVYTKQRMEEMIADNRVWFGSAGNGAPSIKRFISDVKDGVACQTIWKYEEVGHNQEGKKEIKTLFPESIPFDTPKPTRLLRRILELATRKDEDHVVLDFFGGSGTTAHALLSQNTADGGNRRFIMVQLPEPTDSADYPTIANVTEERLRRAAKTIRVENPLFSGDLGFRVFKLASSNMRAWEPDDENMADTLQASIEHLKSDRTEHDILFELLLKLGLDLCVAIEAKMVTGSGSTAHEVHSIGGGSLLVCLSRSIPQADVEALAEFIVGWQKALQPAGESTLIFRDSAFFDDVAKTNLAAILNQNGLTNVRSL, from the coding sequence ATGCAGGCATTGACCTTCAACGATTCCGAGACGAAGTCACCCGATCTCATCGACGCGAACCTGGCCGCACTCCGAGCGCTCTTCCCCGAGCTCGTTACAGAGGGGTCTAAAGGTGTCGAAGTAAATCTCGATGTGCTCAAGCAGCTCGTCGGCGATCAGACGATCACTGATGCTGAGGAGAAGTACGGGCTCACTTGGCACGGCAAGCGGCGCGCGCGTCAACTTGCCCTCACGCCTTCCACGGGCACTCTGAGACCGTGTCCTGAGCAGAGCGTAGACTGGGAGTCCACCAAGCACCTAATGATCGAGGGGGACAACCTCGAGGTGCTAAAGCTCCTACAAAAGTCGTACGCCGGAAAGGTGAAGCTCGTGTATATCGACCCGCCCTATAACACAGGCGGGGACTTCGTTTATCCCGACACTTTTCAGGACAGCATCAAGAACTATCTGGAGGTGACCGGTCAGACGGGAAAAGATGGGAAGAAGCTCTCGTCCAATACCGAAGCTTCCGGCCGCTATCACACCGATTGGCTGAACATGATGTACCCACGACTGAAGCTCGCGAGAAATCTGATGAGCGAGGAAGGCGTGATTTTCATCAGTATCGATGACAACGAGGTCCACAATCTCGGGAAGCTCTGCGACGAAATCTTTGGTGAAGAAAATTTCGTCAGCTCGATCATCTGGGAGAAACGATATAGCCCGCAAAATGCAGTTCAATGGTTCTCGGAAGCCCATGACTTCATCTTAGTCTACGCCAAGAGCAAGGCTCTATGGCATCCCAATCTTTTGGAGCGTTCGGACGAGATGAACGCGAGATATAAGAATATCGATGGTGACCCGCGTGGTGACTGGAAGTCCGAGAATGCCACCGCTCAAGCTGGCCACGGAACGGCATCGCAGTTCTACGAACTAACTGCCCCGAATGGGCGGACATTCTTACCACCAAATGGTCGCTGCTGGGTTTATACCAAACAACGAATGGAAGAGATGATTGCCGACAACCGAGTATGGTTCGGCAGTGCAGGGAATGGTGCCCCATCCATCAAGCGATTCATCTCAGATGTTAAGGATGGCGTTGCCTGCCAAACCATTTGGAAGTACGAAGAAGTTGGCCACAATCAGGAAGGGAAAAAGGAGATTAAAACTCTCTTCCCAGAGTCGATTCCCTTTGATACGCCGAAACCAACACGACTTCTTCGACGGATTCTCGAGCTTGCCACTCGCAAAGACGAAGACCACGTCGTGCTTGATTTCTTTGGAGGGAGCGGAACGACTGCCCATGCTCTTCTGAGTCAGAACACGGCTGACGGAGGCAATCGACGTTTCATTATGGTCCAACTGCCCGAGCCAACAGATAGCGCGGATTACCCGACCATTGCAAACGTCACTGAGGAACGTCTGCGAAGGGCCGCAAAGACCATTCGTGTCGAAAACCCGCTATTTTCGGGAGACCTGGGCTTCCGCGTCTTCAAGCTGGCAAGCAGCAACATGCGTGCGTGGGAACCAGACGACGAGAACATGGCCGACACTCTGCAAGCGTCCATTGAGCACCTCAAGTCTGATCGTACGGAGCATGATATCCTTTTCGAGTTGCTGCTCAAGCTCGGACTTGATCTTTGCGTAGCTATTGAGGCAAAGATGGTAACGGGATCTGGTTCAACTGCGCATGAAGTTCATTCGATCGGCGGAGGCTCGCTGCTTGTGTGCCTGTCGCGTTCGATCCCGCAGGCAGACGTCGAGGCGCTGGCTGAGTTTATCGTGGGCTGGCAAAAGGCATTACAGCCTGCCGGTGAAAGCACACTCATCTTCCGCGACAGCGCTTTCTTTGACGATGTCGCCAAGACGAATTTGGCCGCTATCCTCAATCAGAACGGCTTAACGAACGTCCGGAGCCTTTGA
- a CDS encoding helix-turn-helix transcriptional regulator, which translates to MPTTRSRTSRKLAKNNPAKVFGERLAELRQQGGLTVEKFAELFSAKPNTVRDWLNARVLPRAEALVGIARHFGVSIDWLLGVKGAPMYPTQWRSMTDFESELSTAIVEIVRRRGGVSAALIDEFAIDGCAALNSLVDSVESEVVSMAQQRTKWISQYDTLAIAHAEVYRVARMNAALPAPTATTKSAQGRKRPDKSVKQRAQDDVRKIHDLQQGVLQALSPALMALQSAMNEARKQAIGRRKPGRELVTIPTTVALKAAETSEEMSVIRRLFEEDQEASRLIAKKFMAPQTISR; encoded by the coding sequence ATGCCAACTACGAGATCTCGTACTTCCCGCAAGCTTGCGAAAAACAACCCCGCAAAGGTCTTCGGCGAAAGGCTCGCGGAATTGCGCCAGCAGGGTGGCCTGACCGTCGAAAAGTTCGCGGAGCTTTTCTCGGCGAAGCCAAACACCGTCCGAGACTGGCTGAATGCTCGGGTGTTGCCTCGTGCTGAGGCTCTTGTCGGTATTGCTCGCCACTTTGGGGTGTCGATTGATTGGCTCCTCGGAGTAAAAGGAGCCCCGATGTACCCAACCCAATGGCGTAGCATGACTGACTTCGAGAGTGAACTCTCGACTGCGATCGTCGAAATAGTGCGACGTCGCGGCGGGGTTTCAGCTGCCCTGATAGACGAGTTCGCGATTGACGGGTGTGCTGCGCTTAACTCGTTAGTAGACTCGGTCGAAAGCGAGGTAGTCTCCATGGCGCAACAGCGAACCAAATGGATCTCGCAGTATGATACTTTGGCAATTGCTCACGCCGAGGTATACCGCGTTGCAAGAATGAATGCCGCGCTCCCTGCTCCGACGGCTACTACGAAAAGTGCTCAAGGCAGGAAGCGCCCCGACAAAAGCGTCAAGCAGCGCGCGCAAGACGACGTGAGGAAGATTCACGATCTTCAACAGGGAGTGCTCCAAGCCCTTTCCCCCGCCTTGATGGCTCTACAGTCCGCGATGAATGAGGCGCGCAAACAAGCAATTGGCCGACGCAAGCCAGGTCGTGAGTTGGTCACAATTCCGACGACCGTCGCCCTTAAAGCTGCCGAGACGAGCGAAGAGATGAGCGTCATTCGGCGGCTATTCGAAGAGGACCAAGAGGCGTCACGCTTGATTGCGAAAAAATTTATGGCGCCACAAACGATCTCCCGCTAG
- a CDS encoding helix-turn-helix domain-containing protein, with protein MLEALLAGRSITDAAAAVGVSRTTVHRWLKDDYLFRAEVNASRHALRQTALARLDALCERSIEVLRGALDQASDTRVAFEVLKGCGVLGGDRAIGTSDADLLESEEHSDTKERKARIRDRALFSL; from the coding sequence GTGCTCGAAGCGCTGCTGGCCGGTCGCAGCATCACTGACGCGGCGGCGGCCGTCGGGGTCAGCAGGACAACGGTCCACCGCTGGCTCAAGGATGACTACCTCTTCCGGGCGGAAGTGAATGCTTCACGGCACGCCCTGCGACAGACGGCGCTCGCACGCCTCGACGCTCTTTGTGAGCGCTCGATCGAAGTACTGCGAGGAGCGCTGGATCAGGCCAGCGACACTCGCGTTGCGTTTGAGGTTCTGAAGGGCTGCGGTGTCTTGGGCGGTGACCGGGCTATCGGTACGTCGGACGCCGACCTCCTCGAATCGGAGGAGCACTCTGACACCAAGGAGCGGAAGGCCCGAATCCGAGATAGGGCGCTTTTCAGCCTCTGA
- a CDS encoding helicase-related protein, which translates to MRFVQNSGTDRVIDLLRATLGTAQELDCVSPSFSLFAYAELMRDLGGLNQTRLILPVDDDRLDLLGREGDRAARNRLQARWLARQCAKWVQQGVELRRAAGTVPQGAVVLRDSQGTPLQIVVGSLALSSDGLGVAPGNPMSLIQASESLEEAGRLSAWFEQQWATLPASPEARGQFVERLQSLAAHRDARSIYAITLNALFGAREDALDEEQIVKSATGIRDTVVWKKLYKFQRDGVVGAIDKLNRFGGCIIADSVGLGKTFEALAIIKYHELRNDRVLVLVPKRLRDNWTLFKANDRRNMLSADRFNYDVLNHTDLGRDGGSSGDIDLKNVNWGNYDLVVIDESHNFRNKKTPRAGSETRYDRLMRKIIKEGVKTRVLMLSATPVNNRLADLRNQIAFATEGDDTALADHGIGSIDATTRLAQKQFNRWLDLDAKERTPSRLIEMLGFDYFTLLDLLTIARSRKHIEKYYGISETGRFPQRLKPINIKADVDQAGAFPSIRDINLEIRRLKLAAYAPLRYVLPHRQAAYDAKYSTEVTGGKGFFRQADREESLTHLLRVNVLKRMESAVSSFALTVERQLRDVDGTLKQIEAHVESLEEVEIEDVDLDDPTFENLLVGRKVKVLLKDVDIIRWKQDLTEDRNRLATLLSAAREVGNARDIKLAKLREMIEEKCRHPINAGNRKIIVFTAFADTARYLYDDIAVWAKATLGVETALVTGTGTNQTTVVGLRRDLASLLTAFAPRAKERPEEFASEGTIDLLIATDCISEGQNLQDCDWLINYDIHWNPVRIIQRFGRIDRIGSPNEHIQLVNFWPNIELEEYIGLEQRVSGRMVLLDISATGEENLIEQESGNPMNDLEYRRTQLLKLQDAVIDLEDLSTGVSIADLTLTDFRIDLAEYLRENGEALDAAPLGAFAVTTASEAETPPGIVFCLRAEGAAAGRAFEPGYPLAPHYLVHVAEGGDVLLPFPQAKRILDRLKRMCVGRDLPDAAACARFDKSTKNGEQMGHAQSLLAAAVASVVGKTEERAVASLFSPGGTHALKGEFAGMADFEVVAFLVVLPAEPS; encoded by the coding sequence ATGCGCTTCGTCCAGAATTCGGGAACTGACCGCGTCATCGATCTGCTTCGCGCCACTCTGGGCACCGCACAAGAGCTGGACTGCGTTTCGCCGAGTTTTTCTTTGTTCGCGTACGCCGAGCTGATGCGTGACCTGGGCGGGTTGAATCAGACCCGGCTGATCCTGCCGGTGGACGACGACCGGCTGGACCTCTTGGGACGCGAAGGCGACCGGGCTGCCCGGAACCGCCTCCAAGCACGCTGGCTGGCCCGCCAGTGCGCCAAATGGGTGCAGCAGGGGGTCGAGTTGCGGCGCGCGGCCGGAACGGTCCCCCAGGGCGCCGTGGTGCTCCGGGACAGCCAGGGTACCCCCCTGCAGATCGTAGTGGGCTCCCTGGCCCTGAGCTCCGATGGCCTCGGGGTCGCCCCCGGCAACCCGATGTCGCTGATCCAAGCTTCGGAATCCCTCGAAGAAGCCGGGCGTCTGTCCGCTTGGTTCGAACAGCAATGGGCAACCCTGCCAGCGAGCCCCGAGGCGAGAGGTCAGTTCGTAGAGCGCCTGCAGTCACTGGCAGCTCATCGCGACGCGCGGAGCATTTACGCGATCACATTGAACGCGCTCTTCGGCGCGCGCGAAGACGCGCTCGATGAAGAGCAAATCGTCAAGTCGGCGACCGGAATACGGGACACGGTCGTGTGGAAGAAGCTGTACAAGTTCCAACGCGATGGCGTTGTTGGCGCTATCGACAAGCTGAATCGTTTCGGCGGCTGCATCATCGCCGACAGCGTGGGACTTGGAAAGACGTTCGAGGCGTTGGCGATCATCAAGTACCACGAGCTTCGAAACGACCGCGTGCTGGTGCTCGTGCCGAAGCGGCTCCGCGACAACTGGACCCTGTTCAAGGCGAACGACCGACGCAACATGCTGTCAGCCGACCGCTTCAACTACGACGTCTTGAATCACACGGACCTCGGTCGCGACGGTGGCTCGTCGGGGGACATTGATCTCAAGAACGTCAACTGGGGCAACTACGATCTCGTAGTCATTGACGAGTCGCACAACTTCCGTAACAAGAAGACCCCGCGAGCCGGGAGCGAGACCCGCTACGACCGCTTGATGCGCAAGATCATCAAGGAAGGCGTCAAAACACGCGTACTCATGCTGTCGGCAACGCCGGTCAACAACCGTCTGGCCGACCTGCGCAATCAGATCGCGTTTGCGACAGAGGGCGACGACACGGCACTCGCCGATCACGGCATTGGCAGCATCGACGCGACCACGCGCCTCGCACAGAAGCAGTTCAACCGCTGGCTCGATCTGGACGCGAAGGAGCGCACGCCGTCTCGCCTCATCGAGATGCTGGGCTTCGACTACTTCACGCTGCTCGATCTGCTCACCATCGCGCGTTCACGGAAGCATATCGAGAAGTACTACGGCATCTCGGAGACAGGGCGGTTTCCCCAGCGACTCAAGCCGATCAATATCAAGGCCGATGTCGACCAGGCTGGTGCGTTCCCATCCATTCGGGACATTAACCTAGAGATTCGCCGTCTCAAGCTCGCGGCGTATGCGCCGTTGCGGTACGTGCTGCCGCATAGACAGGCCGCGTACGATGCGAAGTACAGCACCGAGGTCACTGGGGGCAAGGGCTTCTTTCGGCAAGCGGATCGCGAAGAGAGCCTCACGCACCTGCTACGCGTAAACGTATTGAAGCGCATGGAGAGCGCGGTGTCCTCGTTTGCACTGACCGTCGAACGTCAACTGCGGGACGTGGACGGGACACTGAAGCAGATCGAAGCTCATGTCGAGTCGCTCGAAGAAGTGGAAATCGAGGATGTCGACCTCGATGACCCCACCTTCGAGAACCTGCTGGTCGGGCGCAAAGTGAAGGTGCTGCTCAAGGACGTAGACATCATCCGCTGGAAGCAGGACCTCACCGAAGATCGCAACCGCCTGGCCACGCTACTATCCGCCGCGCGTGAGGTGGGGAACGCGCGCGACATCAAGCTCGCCAAGCTGCGCGAAATGATCGAGGAGAAGTGTCGACATCCCATCAACGCAGGCAATCGGAAGATCATCGTCTTCACTGCGTTCGCTGATACTGCGCGTTATCTGTACGACGACATCGCCGTGTGGGCGAAGGCGACGCTCGGCGTCGAGACTGCGCTGGTGACTGGCACGGGTACCAACCAGACAACTGTCGTTGGCCTCCGACGCGATCTTGCCTCCCTGCTCACGGCCTTCGCGCCGCGTGCAAAGGAGCGTCCCGAGGAGTTCGCGAGCGAAGGCACTATCGACTTGCTGATCGCGACCGACTGTATCTCTGAAGGTCAGAACCTTCAGGACTGCGACTGGTTGATCAACTATGACATTCACTGGAATCCGGTGCGCATCATCCAGCGCTTCGGCCGCATTGATCGTATCGGCTCACCGAATGAGCACATCCAGCTCGTGAACTTCTGGCCTAACATCGAGCTAGAGGAGTACATCGGCTTGGAGCAACGCGTGAGTGGCCGAATGGTACTCCTGGACATCTCGGCGACCGGCGAGGAGAACCTGATTGAGCAGGAATCAGGCAATCCCATGAACGATCTGGAGTACCGACGTACGCAGTTGCTCAAGCTTCAAGACGCCGTCATCGATCTCGAAGACTTGTCGACGGGTGTGTCCATCGCCGACCTGACTCTCACAGACTTCCGAATCGACTTGGCGGAGTACCTACGAGAGAACGGGGAGGCGCTCGACGCCGCGCCTCTGGGGGCATTCGCGGTAACTACCGCCAGTGAAGCCGAGACACCACCAGGAATAGTCTTCTGCTTGCGGGCAGAAGGCGCGGCCGCCGGCCGCGCGTTCGAGCCGGGATACCCCCTCGCTCCGCACTACTTGGTTCATGTAGCCGAAGGGGGGGACGTGTTGCTCCCGTTCCCGCAGGCGAAGCGCATCCTTGATCGCCTCAAGCGTATGTGTGTGGGGCGTGACCTACCAGATGCGGCCGCGTGCGCGCGGTTTGACAAGTCGACGAAGAACGGCGAACAGATGGGCCACGCGCAAAGTCTCTTGGCGGCGGCTGTCGCATCCGTGGTAGGGAAGACGGAGGAGCGGGCTGTGGCCAGCCTGTTCTCTCCCGGAGGCACGCACGCGCTAAAGGGTGAGTTTGCTGGTATGGCCGATTTCGAGGTGGTGGCGTTCCTTGTCGTCCTCCCCGCTGAACCCTCGTGA
- a CDS encoding DUF4391 domain-containing protein, with translation MTTDQLKAALQLPAGCQVGKRVPKKLLVENGAPTAADKRRINEGVEDLYWVATLKPTTVGVPAFRDDVREYLEIAVMSASLRDEADATRVVELIHRAIPYPVLLLTEQSERRMRPELSATHKRWSQSETGMTVLDGDVVAAEWDDERWPRAGDAFALSKQPRASLYVLYQGWIDALLALQAAHVTGTFRLAASAAHAALRRSALKDLVLLDAEATGLRANAAKQKQMSRRVELNQELKRVEAALAAARANL, from the coding sequence GTGACCACCGACCAGCTCAAGGCCGCGCTCCAGCTACCGGCCGGCTGCCAGGTGGGCAAGCGAGTCCCGAAGAAGCTGCTGGTCGAAAATGGCGCGCCCACCGCCGCCGACAAGCGACGGATCAACGAGGGGGTTGAGGACTTGTACTGGGTCGCGACCCTCAAGCCGACCACGGTCGGTGTCCCGGCGTTTCGCGATGACGTGCGAGAATACCTTGAGATCGCCGTGATGAGCGCGTCCTTGCGTGATGAAGCTGACGCGACGCGCGTCGTGGAGTTGATCCACCGCGCGATCCCGTACCCGGTACTCTTGCTGACCGAGCAGTCCGAGCGCAGGATGCGACCGGAACTGTCCGCGACGCACAAACGCTGGTCACAGAGCGAAACAGGAATGACGGTTCTGGACGGCGACGTGGTGGCCGCCGAATGGGACGACGAACGATGGCCACGAGCGGGCGACGCGTTCGCGTTGAGCAAACAGCCGCGCGCATCTCTGTACGTTCTCTATCAGGGCTGGATCGATGCCCTGCTGGCGCTGCAAGCCGCGCACGTCACCGGGACGTTTCGGCTTGCCGCAAGCGCGGCGCACGCTGCCCTGCGGCGGAGTGCTCTGAAGGACCTTGTCTTGCTCGACGCAGAGGCCACTGGTTTGCGAGCCAACGCTGCAAAGCAGAAGCAGATGTCTCGGCGCGTCGAACTGAATCAGGAACTCAAGCGCGTCGAGGCGGCGTTAGCGGCCGCTCGCGCAAACCTTTAA